GGACAACAACAGCGTCTCCGCGCTCATCCGCATCTGCGGCGACGAAGCGGAGTTCGTCGAAGGACCATCACCGAGCTGCGACGACCTCCCCGATGACCCAACACGAACGTCCGGAGGCGCCAAGGCACCAAGGCCCTGAGGCCCGTCCTCCGAGCAACTACCGAGGCATCCCGCCTTCGGACGTGTCACCTACGGTCCGGTGATAGTAGGCTGTGGTGGCTCGCGATCCGACGGCCGACGGAGGGTTCGATGCTCGGTCCCTTGGAGGAACGTGTCATGGCCATCATGTGGGCCGCCGACGGGACCATGACGGTGCGCGACGTGCTGGAGGAGCTCAACGCCGACCGGGATAAGGGTCTGGCGTACACGACGGTGATGACGACGATGGCGCGTCTGGCGGAGAAGGGCCTGCTCGATCGGGAGCGCGACGGTCGGGGCTACCGCTACGAACCTGCGGTCGACGACGCGGCCGAGGTGGCCGTGCGCAACGTCGTCCGCGAGTACGGGGATGCGGCGTTGGCGCACTTCGTCGACGAGGTGTCCGATGACGACGACCTGCGTCAACGGTTGGAGCGTCTGCTGCAGCGCGGGGATGTCTGATGGACGGGGCGAACCGGGCGTTCCTGCTCCTGACGTCGTTGGCGGCGGCGGCGTACGTGGTTCTCGGGTTCTGGGGTTGCGGTGCGCTGGTGACCGTCCTGACGGCGCTGCTCGCTGACGGGTCCGGCGCCATGGTCGGGGCGGGGGCGTGGGAGCTTTGGTCCGGGGTGCTGTTGGCAGCACTGGAGCTGACGGTGTCGCTGGCGGGCATCGTTTCGGTTCAGCGGCAGCTGGTGGCTACCGAGGGGCTCGCGGGATGGGTGCGACGCAACCGGACCGATATCCCGCCACGGGTAGCTGAGGTGGTCGGGGGTCGACGGCTGCGGCACCGCGTCGATGTCGTCGCAACGGACGAGCTCGTTTCGTTCACGTACGGGTTCCTGCGCCCCCGCATCGTCGTGAGTCAGGGCTTGCTGCGTACGTCGAGTCGGGACGAGCTGGCGGCGGTGCTCGAGCACGAGGCGTACCACGTGCGCAACCTCGATCCCCTCAAGATGGCGGTCGCCCGGGCGCTGCCCGCGGCGTTCTTCTTCCTTCCGCTCCTGGGTGACCTGCGGGATCGTTACCTGCTGGGTCGCGAGCTGGCGGCCGACCGCAGGTCCGCGGCTCGCTGCGGGGTCGAACCTCTGGCGGGCGCGCTCGCCAAGGCGGTCGGCACGCCGGGACTGCCTCAGCCGGCGGCAGGCGCGGCATTGGGTGGTGGGCGTGAGCTGCTGCCTGCGCGTGTGGCGCAGCTGGAAACCGGCGTCGAACCTGGACCGCCGCTGCCGTCTCGGCGTCAGGTGGTGCTCACAGCGGCCAGCATCCTGGTGCTGGGCACGGTTCTCGCGATGATCCGGGGGCTGGGCTGGGGCGTCGGGGCTCACCTGCACGCGCCTCCGATGGGGGCGGTGACGACGGCGCCGTCCGCGGTGGCCACCGGATTGTGCCTGGCGTTCTGGGCGTGGGTGGTCTGGCGGGTGGTCCGATGGTCGGTTGCGCGCCCCCGGTAGCAGCTACTACTATTAATAACTAGTACTAGTTGCTGGTAGCGATGAGGGGCGATGATGTCGAGGCTGACTGACCGCGAGACCGAGCGGGTGAGGCGGATCTGGGACCGGCAGGCGGAGCGGTTCGACCGCCAGATGGGCTTCTGGGAGCGGGTCTTGTTCCCGGGCGATCGTAAGTGGGCGTGCCATCAAGCTCGCGGGGACGTCCTCGAGGTAGCGGTCGGCACGGGCCGCAACCTCGAGCACTACCCGGATGACGTTCGCGTCACCGGGGTGGACCTGAGCCCCGAGATGCTGGCGCGGGCACGTCGCCGCGCCGAGGAGGTCCGACCCGACGCCGATCTCCGTGAGGGCGACGCCCAGGCGCTGCCGTTCGCAGATGACAGCTTCGACACGGTCGTGTGCACGTACTCACTGTGCAGCATCCCCGACGACCGACGGGCCGTCGCGGAGATGGCTCGTGTCCTGCGCCCCGGGGGATCGGTGATCCTGGTGGAGCACGTCGCCAGCCCGCGACGTGGGGTCCGGGCCGTGCAGTGGCTCATCCACCAGATCACCCACCGGCTCGCGCTCGAACACATGCTGCGGCGCCCACGCCGCGTCGTCGCCGAGACCGGGCTCGACCCAGTGCACCTCGAGCGACGCAAGGCCGGCATCGTCGACCGCATCGTCGCCCGCAAACAACCGACCCGAGACGCCCCCGACACCGACCCGCAGACCCGACCGGCGACCGGGTAGTGCGCTCGTCGGTCCGCACTGAAGAAGAGAGGTCCATGCCTGCTGGCGTCGACGACGAGCAGCTGTGCCAGCGCGCTGCCGTGCCCCCTGAGGCGCTGGCAGAGTGGGAGTCGCTGGGACTCGTGGAGCGCGATCCAGCCGGGCTGTTCGACGACGAGGCCGTCGAACGGGCACGTCTGCTGTCGTTCCTCGATGCTTGCGGGGTCGACGCGGACGACCTGATGAGATTGTCGGAGGCTGAAGGCGATGTGCTGTCCCGCTGGGCGCACTGGTTCGGCCCGGCGCGGCCGCTCGGTCGGACCTTGACGGAAGCTGCCGACGAGCTGGACGTCGATCTCGACCTCCTTCGGAAGGTGTGGGTCGCGGCAGGTCTGGGCGACCAGACCGAGGTGTTCGAGGACGACATGGACATGCTGCGCACGTTGGTCACGGCGCGTGAGCTCGGGGTCGCCGACGACGTGCTGGTCCAGCTGGTCCGTGTCTGTGCTGATGCGCTGGGCCGGGTCGCCGACACCGAGGTACGTCTGTTCCACTTCCACGTCCACGAGCGACTGCGCGGACAGGGTCTCACCGGCGACGCCCTCGAGGATCAGGCGCAAGCGATCGGTGACGCCCTGGTCGATTCGATCGAACCGATGGTCCTGTACTGGCACCGCAAGGGCTGGCGACGGGCGCTGCGGGACGACATGCTCCTGCACGCCAGGGAGGGGATCGGGGCCGAACCCGACGGCCTCGCCCGGCTACCCGTGGCTGTCCTGTTCGCCGATCTGGCCAGCTTCACGCCGCTGACCGAAGCCATGGGAGACGAGGTCGCCGCCCGCATCCTCGACCGGTTCTCGCACATCGTCAGGCAGGTCGCCTCCGACCACCGTGGGCGTGTCCTCAAGCAGATCGGCGACGAGTTCATGGTCGCGTTCCCGTCCGCGGACGCGGCGGTCCGGTGCGGCTTGGACCTGATGCGCAGCATCGCTGGCGAGTCCGAGTTCCCGGGGATCCGGATGGGCGCGCACGCCGGACCGGCGCTCTACCGGGAGGGCGACTACCTCGGCTCGACGGTGAACATCGCCGCACGAGTCGCCGCGGAAGCCGACCGCGGCCAGTTCCTCACCACCAGCGCTGTACGACACGCCGCCGACGTACCCGAGGCGCGATGGCAGTCCGTTGCGGGCAGGATCCTGCGCGGTCTGAGCGAACCCGTCGACCTGTTCGAGGTCAGCTCTCCCGACGCGCTTGCGGAGCGACCCGTCGATCCCGTCTGCGGGATGCACGTCGACCCGCTGGAAGCCGAAGCCAGCGCACGGTTCTCCGGGGGCGAGTTCCTCTTCTGCTCGACATCGTGCTTCCAGAGCTTCGCTGACCGGCCGGAGCGCTACTCGCCGACCAGCACGACGCAGGACGGCACATGATGGGTCGCATCCTCGCGCTGTCCTGGGCGGTCGTGATCATGCTGGCAGGATCGGTCGCCGGTGCTTCCGAGCCGTCGCCGGACGTGGAGGCCGGCCGCGAGGTCTTCGCGGCGAACTGTGCGATGTGCCACGGCCGGGACGCCGCGGGGATGATGGGCATGCATCCGTGCCTCCGCGGTGCGGTCGATCGTCTGACCCGCGAAGGGGTGGACGTCACGGTGCGCAACGGCCGCGACACCGAACCCCCGATGCCTGCGTTCGAGGGACGCCTGACCGATCGGCAGCTCGGGCAGGTGATCGCCTACATCGAGACCCTGCCGCCCGGCCCGCGCAACTTCGGTGCTCGATCGGATGGAGGGAGCATGATGGACGGGATGATGGGCGGCGGGATGTGGGCGATCCCCGTCCTGGTCGTCGTGGCGATCGTGGCGGTGATCGTCGCGGTGGTCGCATCGCTGCGGTCGGGTCGAGGTCGAGGCAACCGCGAGCCGACGCCGCGAGAGCTCCTCGACCGGCGCTACGCACGGGGTGAACTGACCCGCGACGACTACCTCCAGCGGCGCAACGACCTCGAGGGATGACCGCCAACCGCTACGTGGCCGCGCCGCCAGCCGAATCGCAGAACAGGACGGGGACCGATCCCATGAGTTTCTTCGACCGGGAAC
The sequence above is drawn from the Actinomycetota bacterium genome and encodes:
- a CDS encoding BlaI/MecI/CopY family transcriptional regulator, translating into MLGPLEERVMAIMWAADGTMTVRDVLEELNADRDKGLAYTTVMTTMARLAEKGLLDRERDGRGYRYEPAVDDAAEVAVRNVVREYGDAALAHFVDEVSDDDDLRQRLERLLQRGDV
- a CDS encoding M56 family metallopeptidase produces the protein MDGANRAFLLLTSLAAAAYVVLGFWGCGALVTVLTALLADGSGAMVGAGAWELWSGVLLAALELTVSLAGIVSVQRQLVATEGLAGWVRRNRTDIPPRVAEVVGGRRLRHRVDVVATDELVSFTYGFLRPRIVVSQGLLRTSSRDELAAVLEHEAYHVRNLDPLKMAVARALPAAFFFLPLLGDLRDRYLLGRELAADRRSAARCGVEPLAGALAKAVGTPGLPQPAAGAALGGGRELLPARVAQLETGVEPGPPLPSRRQVVLTAASILVLGTVLAMIRGLGWGVGAHLHAPPMGAVTTAPSAVATGLCLAFWAWVVWRVVRWSVARPR
- a CDS encoding class I SAM-dependent methyltransferase, which produces MSRLTDRETERVRRIWDRQAERFDRQMGFWERVLFPGDRKWACHQARGDVLEVAVGTGRNLEHYPDDVRVTGVDLSPEMLARARRRAEEVRPDADLREGDAQALPFADDSFDTVVCTYSLCSIPDDRRAVAEMARVLRPGGSVILVEHVASPRRGVRAVQWLIHQITHRLALEHMLRRPRRVVAETGLDPVHLERRKAGIVDRIVARKQPTRDAPDTDPQTRPATG
- a CDS encoding YHS domain-containing protein encodes the protein MPAGVDDEQLCQRAAVPPEALAEWESLGLVERDPAGLFDDEAVERARLLSFLDACGVDADDLMRLSEAEGDVLSRWAHWFGPARPLGRTLTEAADELDVDLDLLRKVWVAAGLGDQTEVFEDDMDMLRTLVTARELGVADDVLVQLVRVCADALGRVADTEVRLFHFHVHERLRGQGLTGDALEDQAQAIGDALVDSIEPMVLYWHRKGWRRALRDDMLLHAREGIGAEPDGLARLPVAVLFADLASFTPLTEAMGDEVAARILDRFSHIVRQVASDHRGRVLKQIGDEFMVAFPSADAAVRCGLDLMRSIAGESEFPGIRMGAHAGPALYREGDYLGSTVNIAARVAAEADRGQFLTTSAVRHAADVPEARWQSVAGRILRGLSEPVDLFEVSSPDALAERPVDPVCGMHVDPLEAEASARFSGGEFLFCSTSCFQSFADRPERYSPTSTTQDGT
- a CDS encoding c-type cytochrome, which encodes MMGRILALSWAVVIMLAGSVAGASEPSPDVEAGREVFAANCAMCHGRDAAGMMGMHPCLRGAVDRLTREGVDVTVRNGRDTEPPMPAFEGRLTDRQLGQVIAYIETLPPGPRNFGARSDGGSMMDGMMGGGMWAIPVLVVVAIVAVIVAVVASLRSGRGRGNREPTPRELLDRRYARGELTRDDYLQRRNDLEG